CAGGTATAAATGTGCGTGTCCTTCTCCAAAGACTGGAGCCTCGGCCAATTCGCCATTCTCCTGAACAAACGTGAAGTTCTCTGTAAGCAAGGATACTTCTGCCGTCGTCCCCTCCATCTTAACCTCCATATTCAGCGCCGGCTTTTCTGACCCTGCTGGCTGGTTCATGGATGCCGTCGCTGTAACAGAAGTAGTTGGATCTGACGGTCGATAAGAGTCAGAGACGCTCAGAGGGTCTTTGACTAGAAGTACGATGCCCGCCACCAGTACTACAAGAAAAACAATTCCGCCCAAAATGAGATTGCGCATACTGATAATAAAGACCTTCATGTCTCTACTCTCCCTTTCGCAAGTGCTTGTCACTTATTTGTACATGCATATGCGAGAGTGAAGAGAGTTAGAAGCAAAAACTTTTCTAGTAATTAGCGGTAGTTAATAAATTGTACTTCCAACGGCAGATCAGCCTTGCGAATCGCGTTGATGATTTGCTGTAATTCATCTTTGCTTTTTCCCGTCACGCGAATTTGATCGTCTTGAATCTGTGTTTTCACTTTGAGTCCTGTATCTTTGATGATGCTGTTGATCTTTTTCGCATTGTCTTTGTCGATCCCCTGCACCAGCTTGACACGCTGACGGACAGTACCGCCCGCTGCTGGTTCAATCTTTCCGTAGTCGAGGTTTTTGATTGGGACATCCCGTTTGACGAGTTTGCCGAGCAAAATATCTTTTACCTGACTGAGTTTAAAGTCGTCATCGGAGCCGAGGACGAGCTCTTCCTTATCCAAGGAAATGCTGCTCTTGCTCCCTTTGAAGTCAAAGCGATTTTCTATTTCTTTTAATGCGGTCTGAATCGCATTGTTCACTTCGGACAACTCTACTTTGGACACGATATCAAATGAGCTCTCTTTACTC
This genomic stretch from Brevibacillus sp. DP1.3A harbors:
- a CDS encoding YajQ family cyclic di-GMP-binding protein, coding for MSKESSFDIVSKVELSEVNNAIQTALKEIENRFDFKGSKSSISLDKEELVLGSDDDFKLSQVKDILLGKLVKRDVPIKNLDYGKIEPAAGGTVRQRVKLVQGIDKDNAKKINSIIKDTGLKVKTQIQDDQIRVTGKSKDELQQIINAIRKADLPLEVQFINYR